The proteins below come from a single Nocardioides eburneiflavus genomic window:
- a CDS encoding Bax inhibitor-1/YccA family protein — MKSNNPVFARSEEFNRASSNAYPGYGDTVTDPSQWGTGTPGQVDQSRMTVDSVVQKTAISIALVFAAAFATWWYTGEVSSSADLGQVYLLAMLGAGGAFLLSLVNSFKRVISPALVMAFAVAEGVALGAISKLFEAQFPGIVMSAVLGTFAAFAGTLAAYKVLDIKVGDKFRRGVVAGMFGMVGLGLLSIVLGFFGIDTGLYGSGGLGFIFALAGLVLGIFMLILDFDFVENGVAAGLPERESWRAAFGLTVALVWIYTNLLRILAILRGD; from the coding sequence ATGAAGAGCAACAATCCCGTTTTCGCCCGTTCCGAGGAGTTCAACCGCGCCTCGTCGAACGCCTACCCGGGCTACGGCGACACGGTCACCGACCCGTCCCAGTGGGGCACCGGCACGCCGGGCCAGGTCGACCAGAGCCGGATGACCGTCGACTCGGTGGTCCAGAAGACCGCGATCTCGATCGCGCTCGTCTTCGCCGCCGCGTTCGCCACCTGGTGGTACACCGGTGAGGTCAGCAGCAGCGCAGACCTGGGTCAGGTCTACCTGCTCGCGATGCTCGGTGCCGGTGGCGCGTTCCTGCTGTCGCTCGTGAACTCCTTCAAGCGCGTCATCAGCCCCGCGCTGGTGATGGCCTTCGCCGTCGCCGAGGGGGTCGCGCTGGGTGCGATCAGCAAGCTGTTCGAGGCGCAGTTCCCCGGCATCGTGATGAGCGCCGTCCTCGGCACCTTCGCCGCCTTCGCGGGCACGCTCGCCGCCTACAAGGTCCTCGACATCAAGGTCGGCGACAAGTTCCGCCGCGGCGTGGTGGCGGGCATGTTCGGCATGGTGGGCCTTGGCCTGCTGTCGATCGTCCTCGGCTTCTTCGGCATCGACACCGGCCTCTACGGCAGCGGCGGCCTGGGCTTCATCTTCGCCCTCGCCGGCCTCGTCCTCGGCATCTTCATGCTGATCCTCGACTTCGACTTCGTCGAGAACGGCGTCGCCGCCGGCCTCCCGGAGCGCGAGTCGTGGCGCGCGGCCTTCGGCCTGACCGTCGCCCTCGTCTGGATCTACACCAACCTGCTGCGGATCCTCGCGATCCTGCGTGGCGACTGA
- a CDS encoding SGNH/GDSL hydrolase family protein: protein MGATGAARKLASAAALGGGGLSVLGAGLYGVLVAEAKLARRIIGNATGAPPDATGWYGRGRPGPAIRIALLGDSSAAGYGVHRVEDTTGAHLATGVAAQADRRVHLRSFAVVGAQSSALADQVDAALGTHPDLAVVLVGANDVTHSVLPSASVRHLAEGVRRLREEGVAVVVGTCPDLGTIRPIPPPLKQVAREWSRRLAAAQTITVVENGGRSVSLGDILGPEFDAAPAVLFGPDRFHPSADGYKQLASVLIPSCLAALDLLPEDEALPEPRRREGILPVAAAAVRAARTPGTEVDGTEVGGNQRGLRGRWVELRHRRRRPATEAESPDQDEEQDPDDVVDPVPSQR, encoded by the coding sequence GTGGGGGCAACTGGAGCAGCACGCAAGCTGGCATCGGCCGCGGCCCTGGGGGGCGGCGGCCTGTCGGTGCTCGGCGCCGGCCTGTACGGGGTGCTGGTCGCCGAGGCGAAGCTCGCCCGCAGGATCATCGGCAACGCGACCGGCGCGCCGCCCGACGCGACCGGCTGGTACGGCCGCGGCCGCCCGGGCCCCGCGATCCGGATCGCGCTGCTGGGTGACTCGAGCGCCGCGGGCTACGGCGTGCACCGCGTCGAGGACACCACCGGCGCCCACCTCGCGACCGGCGTGGCGGCGCAGGCCGACCGCCGGGTGCACCTGCGCTCCTTCGCCGTCGTCGGCGCGCAGTCGAGCGCCCTTGCCGACCAGGTCGACGCTGCCCTCGGCACCCATCCCGACCTCGCCGTCGTGCTGGTCGGCGCCAACGACGTCACCCACTCCGTGCTCCCATCCGCCTCGGTGCGCCACCTCGCCGAGGGCGTACGCCGCCTGCGCGAGGAGGGCGTCGCCGTCGTCGTCGGCACCTGCCCCGACCTCGGCACCATCCGGCCGATCCCGCCGCCGCTCAAGCAGGTGGCGCGCGAGTGGTCGCGCCGGCTCGCCGCCGCCCAGACGATCACCGTCGTGGAGAACGGCGGCCGCTCGGTGTCCCTCGGCGACATCCTCGGCCCCGAGTTCGACGCCGCGCCCGCGGTGCTCTTCGGACCGGACCGCTTCCACCCGTCGGCCGACGGCTACAAGCAGCTCGCGTCGGTGCTCATCCCGTCGTGCCTCGCCGCGCTCGACCTGCTGCCCGAGGACGAGGCCTTGCCCGAGCCCCGCCGCCGCGAGGGCATCCTGCCGGTCGCCGCCGCGGCCGTGCGCGCGGCCCGTACGCCCGGCACCGAGGTCGACGGCACCGAGGTCGGCGGCAACCAGCGCGGCCTGCGCGGGCGCTGGGTCGAGCTGCGCCACCGCCGCCGCCGCCCGGCCACCGAGGCCGAGTCGCCGGACCAGGACGAGGAGCAGGACCCCGACGACGTGGTCGATCCCGTCCCCAGCCAGCGCTGA
- a CDS encoding cystathionine beta-synthase: MQYVNSLLDLIGNTPLVRLGRTLDLPAEADGPLVLAKVEYLNPGGSVKDRIASRMIEAAEASGELQPGGTIVEPTSGNTGVGLAMVAQQKGYKCVFVCPDKVSEDKRNVLKAYGAEVVVCPTAVAPEHPDSYYNVSDRLASQPGAWKPDQYSNPHNPRSHYETTGPEIWAQTDGRITHFVTGMGTGGTISGVGRYLKEQNPDIQVVGADPAGSVYSGGTGRPYLVEGVGEDFWPETYDRTVADRVIEVSDADSFAFTRRLAREEAMLVGGSAGMAAFAARALAHELAAEGRTDAVVVVLLPDSGRGYLTKVFNDEWLGQYGFATGEQADHRTVGEVLRGKSGQLPDLVHTHPGETIAEAVHIFQEYGVSQMPVVRAEPPIVAAEVAGSVSVSTLLDALYAGSAKLNDPVGDHMSPALPTIGSTEAAADAVRLLEKADAVLVHEDGKPIGVLTRQDLLTFVAAS, translated from the coding sequence GTGCAGTACGTGAACTCGCTCCTCGACCTGATCGGCAACACCCCGCTCGTCCGCCTCGGCCGGACGCTGGACCTCCCTGCGGAGGCAGACGGACCGCTGGTCCTGGCCAAGGTCGAGTACCTCAACCCCGGCGGCTCGGTGAAGGACCGCATCGCGAGCCGGATGATCGAGGCCGCCGAGGCCTCGGGCGAGCTCCAGCCCGGCGGCACGATCGTCGAGCCGACCTCCGGCAACACGGGCGTCGGGCTGGCGATGGTGGCCCAGCAGAAGGGCTACAAGTGCGTCTTCGTGTGCCCCGACAAGGTCAGCGAGGACAAGCGCAACGTGCTCAAGGCCTACGGCGCCGAGGTCGTGGTCTGCCCGACCGCCGTGGCGCCCGAGCACCCGGACTCCTACTACAACGTGAGCGACCGGCTCGCCTCCCAGCCGGGCGCGTGGAAGCCCGACCAGTACTCCAACCCGCACAACCCGCGCTCCCACTACGAGACCACCGGTCCGGAGATCTGGGCGCAGACGGACGGGAGGATCACCCACTTCGTCACGGGCATGGGCACTGGCGGCACGATCAGCGGCGTCGGTCGCTACCTCAAGGAGCAGAACCCGGACATCCAGGTCGTCGGCGCCGACCCGGCCGGCTCGGTCTACTCCGGCGGCACCGGCCGCCCCTACCTCGTCGAGGGCGTCGGCGAGGACTTCTGGCCCGAGACCTACGACCGCACCGTCGCGGACCGCGTCATCGAGGTCTCCGACGCCGACTCGTTCGCCTTCACCCGCCGCCTCGCGCGCGAGGAGGCGATGCTGGTCGGCGGCTCCGCCGGCATGGCGGCCTTCGCCGCCCGCGCCCTGGCCCACGAGCTCGCCGCGGAGGGGCGTACGGACGCGGTCGTCGTCGTGCTGCTCCCCGACTCCGGCCGCGGCTACCTCACCAAGGTCTTCAACGACGAGTGGCTCGGCCAGTACGGCTTCGCGACCGGCGAGCAGGCCGACCACCGCACGGTCGGCGAGGTGCTGCGCGGCAAGTCCGGGCAGCTGCCCGACCTGGTGCACACCCACCCGGGCGAGACCATCGCCGAGGCCGTGCACATCTTCCAGGAGTACGGCGTCAGCCAGATGCCGGTCGTCCGGGCCGAGCCGCCGATCGTCGCGGCCGAGGTCGCCGGCTCGGTGTCGGTGTCGACCCTGCTCGACGCGCTGTACGCCGGCTCGGCGAAGCTCAACGACCCCGTCGGGGACCACATGTCCCCGGCGCTGCCGACGATCGGGTCCACCGAGGCCGCCGCCGACGCGGTCCGGCTGCTCGAGAAGGCCGACGCGGTGCTCGTCCACGAGGACGGCAAGCCCATCGGCGTGCTCACCCGCCAGGACCTCCTGACGTTCGTGGCCGCATCGTGA
- a CDS encoding sulfite exporter TauE/SafE family protein has translation MSDLSLEVVLFLVLAALVAGFVDAVVGGGGLVQLPALLVGLPGASVVQIAATNKLASFCGTSISAATYVRRIHPDPRTFLPLMLAAGIGSAGGALVASLLPRSAFDPIILVVLVLVGGYVWFKPSVGELTRLRFQGGQHLTAVTLTGLTIGFYDGAIGPGTGSFLVFALVGLLGYNFLEASAKAKLANWATNLAALAVFVPQGAVLWQLALPMAAANITGGYLGARLAMARGARFVRAFFLVVVSGFVVRIGGDLLGWW, from the coding sequence ATGTCGGACCTGTCCCTCGAGGTCGTCCTCTTCCTCGTCCTCGCGGCCCTGGTGGCCGGCTTCGTCGACGCGGTCGTCGGTGGCGGGGGGCTGGTGCAGCTGCCGGCACTGCTGGTCGGGCTGCCCGGCGCGTCGGTCGTGCAGATCGCGGCGACCAACAAGCTGGCGTCCTTCTGTGGCACCTCCATCAGCGCCGCGACGTACGTCCGGCGGATCCACCCGGACCCGCGCACCTTCCTGCCCCTGATGCTCGCCGCCGGGATCGGGTCGGCCGGCGGCGCGCTCGTCGCCTCGCTGCTGCCGCGCAGCGCGTTCGACCCGATCATCCTCGTCGTGCTGGTCCTGGTCGGGGGATACGTCTGGTTCAAGCCGAGCGTCGGCGAGCTGACCCGCCTGCGCTTCCAGGGCGGGCAGCACCTCACGGCGGTCACCCTGACCGGCCTCACGATCGGGTTCTACGACGGGGCGATCGGGCCGGGGACGGGCTCGTTCCTCGTGTTCGCGCTCGTCGGCCTGCTCGGCTACAACTTCCTCGAGGCCTCGGCCAAGGCCAAGCTCGCCAACTGGGCCACGAACCTGGCCGCCCTCGCCGTCTTCGTCCCGCAGGGCGCCGTGCTCTGGCAGCTGGCCCTGCCGATGGCGGCGGCCAACATCACCGGCGGCTACCTCGGGGCGCGGCTGGCGATGGCGCGTGGTGCGAGGTTCGTCCGGGCGTTCTTCCTCGTCGTGGTCTCGGGCTTCGTCGTGCGGATCGGCGGGGACCTGCTCGGCTGGTGGTGA
- a CDS encoding YihY/virulence factor BrkB family protein: MGAVGSVDAFQRRHPVIGFPLAVVYKYFDDQGPYLAAALTYYAFIAIFPLMLLGTSILGLFLRGEPQWQESILNSALSQFPIIGDELGRPQGLQGSVAGVVVGALAALYGAMGLGQALQNTQHVAWSVPRNSRPNPFYARVKTLLLLLTAGLSLLAVTVVSTIASTTDVFTEVIGDGLKTLLPVLTVLVVGTGLAYLFRFAATGQHSFWRAAPGGFTLAVLWQVLQIGGAAYVDRVLVNTSSMTKTFGLVLGLIGFLWIGAVMAVLATEVNVVLARRLWPRALLTPFTDNVQLTDADREAYALYARMQRHKGFEKVVVRWEPGPAEREPDEPADRPA; the protein is encoded by the coding sequence GTGGGAGCCGTGGGGTCAGTCGACGCGTTCCAGCGCCGCCACCCGGTGATCGGCTTCCCCCTCGCCGTGGTCTACAAGTACTTCGACGACCAGGGCCCCTACCTCGCGGCGGCGCTGACCTACTACGCCTTCATCGCGATCTTCCCGCTGATGCTGCTCGGCACCTCGATCCTGGGCCTGTTCCTGCGCGGCGAGCCCCAGTGGCAGGAGAGCATCCTCAACTCGGCGCTCTCGCAGTTCCCCATCATCGGCGACGAGCTCGGTCGACCGCAGGGGCTCCAGGGCTCGGTGGCCGGTGTCGTCGTCGGCGCCCTCGCCGCCCTCTACGGCGCGATGGGGCTCGGCCAGGCGCTGCAGAACACCCAGCACGTGGCGTGGTCCGTCCCGCGCAACAGCCGCCCCAACCCGTTCTACGCCCGCGTCAAGACGCTCCTGCTGCTCCTGACCGCCGGGCTGTCGCTGCTCGCGGTCACCGTCGTCTCCACCATCGCCAGCACCACCGACGTGTTCACCGAGGTGATCGGCGACGGGCTCAAGACGCTGCTGCCGGTGCTGACCGTGCTGGTCGTCGGCACCGGGCTGGCCTACCTCTTCCGCTTCGCGGCCACCGGCCAGCACTCGTTCTGGCGAGCGGCGCCGGGCGGGTTCACCCTCGCCGTGCTGTGGCAGGTGCTCCAGATCGGCGGCGCGGCCTACGTCGACCGGGTGCTGGTCAACACCTCGTCGATGACCAAGACCTTCGGCCTGGTCCTGGGACTCATCGGCTTCCTCTGGATCGGCGCCGTGATGGCGGTGCTCGCGACCGAGGTCAACGTGGTGCTCGCGCGCCGGCTGTGGCCGCGCGCGCTGCTGACCCCCTTCACCGACAACGTGCAGCTGACCGACGCCGACCGCGAGGCGTACGCCCTCTACGCCCGGATGCAGCGGCACAAGGGCTTCGAGAAGGTGGTGGTGCGCTGGGAGCCGGGGCCCGCCGAACGGGAGCCCGACGAGCCGGCCGACAGGCCGGCGTGA
- a CDS encoding YigZ family protein, which yields MTTYLTVAGDATGEVEDRGSRFLCTLRRVADEDEARGLVASLRREHWDARHHCSAFVLGPGGTIQRSSDDGEPAGTAGAPMLEVLKGAGVSDVAAVVSRWFGGTLLGAGGLVRAYGDAVRAALAEAGTLRRALLTELALELDHADAGRVEGELRARGVRVLDVAYDARVRLLLAATPGDVDRLGEVVAAATAGAGLLERVGERWVDLDG from the coding sequence GTGACGACCTACCTCACTGTCGCCGGCGACGCCACGGGCGAGGTCGAGGACCGCGGCTCCCGCTTCCTGTGCACGCTGCGCAGGGTGGCCGACGAGGACGAGGCGCGCGGGCTCGTGGCCTCGCTGCGCCGCGAGCACTGGGACGCGCGCCACCACTGCTCGGCGTTCGTGCTCGGACCCGGTGGGACGATCCAGCGCTCCTCCGACGACGGCGAGCCCGCAGGGACCGCGGGGGCGCCGATGCTCGAGGTGCTCAAGGGGGCCGGGGTCAGCGACGTCGCCGCCGTCGTGAGCCGGTGGTTCGGGGGGACGCTGCTGGGGGCGGGCGGCCTGGTGCGGGCCTACGGCGACGCGGTCCGTGCCGCGCTGGCGGAGGCGGGCACCCTGCGGCGTGCGCTGCTCACCGAGCTGGCCCTCGAGCTCGACCACGCCGACGCCGGCCGGGTCGAGGGCGAGCTGCGGGCGCGGGGCGTACGCGTCCTCGACGTGGCGTACGACGCGCGGGTGCGGCTGCTGCTAGCAGCGACGCCCGGCGACGTGGACCGGCTCGGGGAGGTGGTCGCGGCGGCGACGGCGGGCGCGGGCCTGCTCGAGCGGGTCGGCGAGCGCTGGGTGGACCTCGACGGGTGA
- a CDS encoding YchJ family protein, which yields MTVPCPCGTGEAYDACCGPLLANAARAETPEQLMRSRYTAHVRGDADHLFRTWHPRTRPDEVRPAPGTRWTGLRVLAAEGDTVEFVASWEGGSMHEVSRFEQRAGRWVYVDGVVD from the coding sequence CTGACAGTCCCCTGCCCCTGCGGGACCGGCGAGGCGTACGACGCCTGCTGCGGACCCCTGCTGGCGAACGCCGCCCGGGCCGAGACGCCCGAGCAGCTGATGCGCTCGCGCTACACCGCCCACGTCCGCGGGGACGCCGACCACCTGTTCCGCACCTGGCACCCGCGGACCCGTCCCGACGAAGTCCGCCCCGCCCCGGGGACCCGCTGGACCGGCCTGCGGGTCCTCGCCGCGGAGGGCGACACGGTCGAGTTCGTGGCGTCGTGGGAGGGCGGCTCGATGCACGAGGTCAGCCGGTTCGAGCAGCGCGCCGGCCGGTGGGTCTACGTCGACGGCGTGGTGGACTGA
- a CDS encoding DinB family protein has protein sequence MTIERPEPSFSNDEVGMLRSYLDHFRATVRLQASGLTDEQLAQTLPPSDLTLGGMLKHLAFVEDYWFSYNLAARDPAPPWDTAPWGDDPDWDWHSAAGTPHAELDSLLAAAIARSDACLDAALAADPDLGRRVARPRPPEKGETATLRWVLAHMLEEYARHAGHADLIRQSIDGATDV, from the coding sequence ATGACGATCGAGCGGCCCGAGCCGTCCTTCAGCAACGACGAGGTCGGGATGCTGCGCTCCTACCTCGACCACTTCCGCGCCACCGTCCGGCTCCAGGCCAGCGGGCTCACCGACGAGCAGCTCGCACAGACGCTGCCGCCGAGCGACCTGACCCTCGGCGGGATGCTCAAGCACCTCGCCTTCGTCGAGGACTACTGGTTCTCCTACAACCTCGCGGCGCGCGACCCCGCCCCGCCGTGGGACACCGCCCCCTGGGGCGACGACCCCGACTGGGACTGGCACAGCGCCGCCGGCACCCCGCACGCCGAGCTGGACTCGCTCCTCGCGGCGGCCATCGCGCGCTCGGACGCGTGCCTCGACGCCGCGCTGGCCGCGGACCCGGACCTCGGCAGGCGCGTGGCCAGGCCCCGGCCTCCCGAGAAGGGGGAGACCGCCACGCTGCGGTGGGTGCTGGCCCACATGCTCGAGGAGTACGCCCGTCACGCCGGCCACGCGGACCTCATCCGCCAGTCGATCGACGGCGCGACGGACGTCTGA
- a CDS encoding VOC family protein, with protein sequence MSLTHRTVAMMLPVTDVDRARTFYSESLGLDYTGPNDEGAAVFALDGGSSLVLLPRPDSHPSESTAMSFEVDDISAEIGELEGRGVVFEDYDLPDLRTVDHVCVLGSEKAAWFKDPSGNVLCLHEDLTR encoded by the coding sequence ATGTCGCTCACACACCGTACGGTCGCGATGATGCTCCCGGTCACCGACGTCGACCGCGCCCGCACGTTCTACTCCGAGTCCCTGGGGCTCGACTACACCGGACCCAACGACGAGGGCGCCGCGGTCTTCGCGCTGGACGGCGGATCGTCGCTCGTCCTGCTGCCCCGCCCCGACAGCCACCCCTCGGAGAGCACCGCGATGAGCTTCGAGGTCGACGACATCTCCGCCGAGATCGGCGAGCTGGAGGGCCGCGGCGTCGTCTTCGAGGACTACGACCTGCCCGACCTGCGCACCGTCGACCACGTCTGCGTGCTCGGCTCCGAGAAGGCCGCGTGGTTCAAGGACCCCTCCGGCAACGTGCTCTGCCTGCACGAGGACCTGACCCGCTGA
- a CDS encoding GNAT family N-acetyltransferase, whose protein sequence is MIIRTATEDDWPAIWPFWRDIVEDGETYAYPLGATSETARGWWFDGSHVVVATEDTTEDTTEDSRVLGSAKMGPNRPGRGAHVGTASFMVAPEARGRGVGRRLGEHMVDWHREQGFAGIQFNAVVETNTAAVRLWQDLGFEVVGTVPRAFETPSRGRVGLHVMYLELD, encoded by the coding sequence TTGATCATCAGGACCGCGACCGAGGACGACTGGCCCGCGATCTGGCCGTTCTGGCGCGACATCGTCGAGGACGGTGAGACGTACGCCTATCCGCTGGGCGCGACGTCGGAGACGGCCCGCGGGTGGTGGTTCGACGGCAGCCACGTCGTCGTCGCGACGGAGGACACGACGGAGGACACCACGGAGGACAGCAGGGTCCTGGGGTCGGCCAAGATGGGACCGAACCGACCCGGGCGGGGCGCCCACGTCGGCACGGCCTCCTTCATGGTCGCCCCGGAGGCCCGGGGCCGCGGCGTCGGCCGACGGCTCGGTGAGCACATGGTCGACTGGCACCGCGAGCAGGGCTTCGCCGGCATCCAGTTCAACGCCGTCGTGGAGACCAACACCGCCGCCGTACGGCTCTGGCAGGACCTCGGCTTCGAGGTCGTCGGCACCGTTCCCCGCGCCTTCGAGACCCCGAGCCGGGGCCGCGTCGGGCTGCACGTGATGTACCTCGAGCTCGACTGA
- a CDS encoding response regulator: MADPIRVYLLDDHDVVRQGLRFLLEQQDDIVVVGESATAAEAAARIPAMRPDVAVLDARLPDGSGIEVCRSVRAVDPTINALILTSYDDDEALFAAIMAGAAGYVLKEIRSSDLVTAVRHVAAGKSLIDPAMTATVLERIRNGPGTPDELASLTDQERVLLGHIAEGLTNRQIAEQMFLAEKTVKNYVSSILAKLGLERRTQAAVLASKLLGDAPR; encoded by the coding sequence ATGGCCGACCCGATCCGCGTCTACCTCCTCGACGACCACGACGTCGTCCGTCAGGGACTGAGGTTCCTGCTCGAGCAGCAGGACGACATCGTCGTGGTGGGCGAGTCCGCCACCGCGGCCGAGGCCGCGGCCCGGATCCCGGCGATGCGGCCCGACGTCGCGGTCCTCGACGCGCGGCTGCCGGACGGCTCCGGCATCGAGGTGTGCCGCTCGGTGCGCGCGGTCGACCCCACCATCAACGCCCTGATCCTCACGTCCTACGACGACGACGAGGCGCTGTTCGCCGCGATCATGGCGGGCGCCGCCGGCTACGTCCTCAAGGAGATCCGCAGCTCCGACCTGGTCACCGCGGTGCGCCACGTCGCGGCCGGCAAGTCGCTGATCGACCCCGCGATGACCGCCACCGTGCTCGAGCGGATCCGCAACGGCCCGGGCACGCCCGACGAGCTGGCCTCGTTGACCGACCAGGAGCGGGTGCTGCTGGGCCACATCGCGGAGGGGCTCACCAACCGGCAGATCGCCGAGCAGATGTTCCTCGCCGAGAAGACGGTGAAGAACTATGTCTCGAGCATCCTCGCCAAGCTCGGCCTCGAGCGGCGTACGCAGGCGGCCGTGCTGGCCTCGAAGCTGCTCGGCGACGCCCCTCGCTGA
- a CDS encoding GAF domain-containing sensor histidine kinase, translated as MTHTPSPDLGADARSLLEAVTAISSDLDLASVLTRIVEAATALTGARYGALGVLGNDGGELVEFVTTGLDDRTRALIGDLPRGRGILGVIIEDPSGLRLADLSAHPSSVGFPPNHPPMTSFLGMPVRIRGTVFGNLYLTEKADGGPFTDADERLVEELARTAGYVISNARSFALSERRRQWLEASAELAELLQPPVDLDDVLPQIVSTARQVSRARAVALWSSLGPDHDTVSVAPDADPAWVADVLAEARDSVEPDGSASAVATYAAGVPLVVVPLRSHLAPVTALVAVSQPGAGLLDVQDRDLFAGFADQVALSLDRTQALADRQELALISDRERIARDLHDIVIQRLFATGLQLQGVAAMAGNDAVTERLDSSVGELDDTIKAIRGTIFELQDRRGDSLRAAVRSLVKEYVPVLGFTPVVRTSGPVDTAVPPALGSQLLAVLREAISNVARHALADSAEVDLVVTGDLLELRVADDGVGLPDEVSESGLRNARRRADDLGGTLLVSPVGERGTALVWRVPLR; from the coding sequence GTGACGCACACTCCCTCACCGGACCTCGGTGCCGACGCCCGCTCGCTGCTCGAGGCGGTCACCGCCATCTCCAGCGACCTCGACCTCGCCAGCGTGCTCACCCGCATCGTGGAGGCGGCGACAGCCCTCACCGGTGCCCGCTACGGGGCCCTCGGGGTGCTGGGCAACGACGGTGGCGAGCTGGTCGAGTTCGTCACCACCGGCCTGGACGACCGCACCCGCGCCCTGATCGGCGACCTCCCGCGCGGGCGCGGCATCCTCGGCGTGATCATCGAGGACCCGTCCGGACTGCGCCTGGCCGACCTGAGCGCCCACCCCTCGTCGGTGGGCTTCCCGCCCAACCACCCGCCGATGACGTCGTTCCTCGGCATGCCGGTGCGGATCCGCGGCACCGTCTTCGGCAACCTCTACCTCACCGAGAAGGCCGACGGCGGGCCGTTCACGGACGCCGACGAGAGGCTGGTCGAGGAGCTGGCCCGCACGGCCGGCTACGTGATCAGCAACGCCCGCTCGTTCGCGCTCAGCGAGCGGCGGCGGCAGTGGCTGGAGGCCTCGGCCGAGCTCGCCGAGCTGCTCCAGCCGCCCGTCGACCTCGACGACGTGCTGCCCCAGATCGTCTCCACCGCCCGGCAGGTGTCGCGCGCGAGGGCCGTCGCCCTCTGGTCGTCGCTGGGCCCGGACCACGACACCGTCAGCGTCGCCCCGGACGCCGACCCCGCCTGGGTGGCCGACGTGCTCGCCGAGGCCCGCGACAGCGTCGAGCCCGACGGCAGCGCCTCGGCGGTCGCCACGTACGCCGCCGGCGTACCCCTGGTCGTCGTGCCGCTGCGGTCGCACCTCGCGCCGGTCACCGCGCTCGTCGCGGTCTCCCAGCCGGGCGCCGGCCTGCTCGACGTGCAGGACCGCGACCTGTTCGCCGGCTTCGCCGACCAGGTGGCCCTGTCCCTCGACCGCACCCAGGCCCTGGCCGACCGCCAGGAGCTGGCGCTGATCTCCGACCGCGAGCGCATCGCCCGCGACCTGCACGACATCGTCATCCAACGGCTCTTCGCGACGGGGCTGCAGCTGCAGGGCGTCGCCGCGATGGCCGGCAACGACGCGGTCACCGAGCGCCTCGACAGCTCCGTGGGTGAGCTCGACGACACCATCAAGGCGATCCGTGGCACGATCTTCGAGCTCCAGGACCGCCGTGGCGACTCACTGCGCGCCGCCGTGCGCAGCCTGGTCAAGGAGTACGTCCCGGTGCTCGGGTTCACCCCGGTCGTGCGCACCTCCGGGCCGGTCGACACCGCGGTCCCGCCGGCCCTCGGGTCACAGCTGCTCGCGGTGCTGCGCGAGGCGATCTCCAACGTCGCGCGGCACGCGCTGGCCGACAGCGCCGAGGTCGACCTGGTCGTCACCGGCGACCTCCTCGAGCTGCGCGTCGCCGACGACGGCGTGGGCCTGCCGGACGAGGTCTCCGAGAGCGGCCTGCGCAACGCCAGGCGCCGCGCCGACGACCTGGGCGGCACGCTCCTGGTCTCACCCGTGGGCGAGCGCGGCACGGCCCTGGTCTGGCGCGTCCCGCTGCGCTGA